From Spiroplasma endosymbiont of Diplazon laetatorius:
AAACCAAGTGAACCTGAGTTTAAATACGAATTAAGTAAATTAATAGCAAATAACTTTAGTAATCAAAATGAAATTGACAATAACAGTATAAACAACATCCTTGGTTTAAAACCATGAGAAAAAGAAAAACAAGCAGTCAATATAGATTTTAAGTATTTCAAAACTAAAAATTCCGCTTCAGAATTAAAAACTTTTGATAATTTAATGGATTATATTAAAGGAATATCTAAAGATAGTGTTGAGATTTTCTTTCAATATAAATTAAAAAATGAAGAAAATTATAATAATGAATTTTTAAGTCTAAAAATAACTAAAGTACCAACTATTGGCGAAAATGTTTATAACAATAAAGTATTTGAAAACAAAATATCTGAGAACGAACAATTTATAATACAAAATTATTATCTTATACCTTTTGGGAAAGAATTCAATGAACAAACAATGAAAGACAAACCAACAGAGACAATATCTTTAATAGATGCTTTACTTGAATCAATAGAAGACGTTACAAAAATACACTTAACAAATAGCTTAAAGTGAGTTGAAAATGAAAATCCTAACACAAAGGATGAAAGACCTTATAGTTGAGAAACTTTAACACCAGCTAAATCATTATATTTATACATGATGAAAAGCGAAAAAGATGTTAAATCAGCTTTTGAACAGTTTGTAAATGCACTAATGATACAAAGTCACTACCCATCAAATCCCGGTAAAGAATTCGATGAAACAGTTGAATTTCTAAGTTGATTAGGTTTGGCTGGTCGTTCATTCTTAGTTAACAAATAGATCTTATAAAATTAAATAATTAGAAAAGGCGAAAAAGAAATGGAACAAAATATTAGCAAATTAAAAAATAGAAGAAGAAAAACGATTCAAATCTTATATCGTCTTTTTTTATTGGAAGAAAACATTAACAAAGTTAAACAAGAAGTTTTAGACGGTTTTCAATTAGAAACTTTTGAAGAGGAATTAAATAATTATATTTTTGATGTTTTAGATAATTCATCAGAATATAAAGAAGCAATTTCTGAATTATTACCAGAAACATGAAATTGATCAAGATTACCTAGAGTAATTCAAGCAATTTTAATTAATGCAGTTTATGAAATCAATAAAGAAATAACACCAAAAGCTGTTGTTATAAATGAAAGTATAGAACTTACAAGAGAATACTTACCAAGTTTTGAAACAGCTTTTGTAAATGGAATATTAGATAACATTAAATAAAAAGAAAAGGAATTAAAAATATGAGCATAGCAAATTTTACAAATTTTAAAAGTGAATTAAAAGAACATTTACAGTCATTAAAAAGCGAAATCAAGGTTTTAATTTATAAAGAATTTAGAAACTATATTTTTAAAAACAAATTAAATTCACACCAAGATTTTCCAAAAAGTTTTTTAACAAAAGCTTTTTGTGAACTTGCAACATATTGCTATTTGCAAAATTTTAATGCCAAACTTTTTAATTCAAAAAACTACAGTTTAATAAAAGATTATCTAAAAAATTCAGAAGAACAATTTATAAATACAGATTTTAAAAATGTTGTTTTAGTTAGTGCAACAAAACTTTCAAAAGATGATCAAGAATTAAATAAATTCATTAAAAATTTAAGTGATAATTTAAAAGTAAATGTTTTTATCAGAAATTTAGATTGATATAACAATGAACATTTTTTAAGAGAAGTTAAATTAGATAAAAAAGTAAGTGAGTATCAAGAAGAATTAATTAAAATGATAAAAACTTATGACAAAGAATTATTTGATTTAATTTCTGAAAATAAATTTAAATCTACAAGATTAAGTTTCAAAGAAGATTGAAGTTCGTTTTTAGAAAAAAAAGTTTCATATAGTTTAGAAAAATTTATTTTTACACCGATTAATTATGATGAGGATAACTATGATAAAAAAATGAAAAAGTTATCTGATTTAGTTACTAGCAGCACAATTTTTGTTTTTATAAACAATGTTGATGTTGAAGCTAAATATAAGACAACACTATTGAATGATTTAAATTTCTTTTCAGAAATAATTAAATATGACAGTCCAATTTTTACAATTGACAATAATGATTTCTTTAGTTTATTAAATCCATTAGCCTTAAATAATTTTAAAAACTTTAGTGACTTAACAAACTTTTTAACTAACAAACCAGTTGGAAGTGATTCAAAATCACTAACTGTAGATGATTCAAAATCTTCTGATACATTAAACTGATATTGAAATAAAATATTAGATGAAAATGAAAATAAAGAAGAAATTGAAAACATACTTGGTAATGAAAAGAAAGAAGAGGATCTTGAAAAAACAGTTACTTTCAATGATCACTCAAACTTAGATGAAATTTTAAAAGAACATGATTCACATGAACTTACATCTGACTTTACAGATATTCTTTCAGAAATAACTAGAGAACACAATCTTTTAAGTCCTGAAAAAACAAAAAAGGCAAGCAAGGAATTTTTAAGGTTTATTAATTTATTTGATAAAGAGATTAATAACGTTGAGTTATCAACAAATGATTATGATAAAAATAAATATTTATACTTTAGAGATGCGATTAATCAAAAAAATGTTGAAGAAGTTATGGATTTTTTATCTAACAAGATTGACGACTTAACAGAAATTTTACAAAATAAAAAAATGTCAA
This genomic window contains:
- a CDS encoding lipoprotein — its product is MKKLLTILTGLSVTITPATQIVSCKISIDNTYRQPSDIEKFWNHKGNKTLSVDFSSDTEKPSEPEFKYELSKLIANNFSNQNEIDNNSINNILGLKPWEKEKQAVNIDFKYFKTKNSASELKTFDNLMDYIKGISKDSVEIFFQYKLKNEENYNNEFLSLKITKVPTIGENVYNNKVFENKISENEQFIIQNYYLIPFGKEFNEQTMKDKPTETISLIDALLESIEDVTKIHLTNSLKWVENENPNTKDERPYSWETLTPAKSLYLYMMKSEKDVKSAFEQFVNALMIQSHYPSNPGKEFDETVEFLSWLGLAGRSFLVNK
- the nusB gene encoding transcription antitermination factor NusB, translated to MEQNISKLKNRRRKTIQILYRLFLLEENINKVKQEVLDGFQLETFEEELNNYIFDVLDNSSEYKEAISELLPETWNWSRLPRVIQAILINAVYEINKEITPKAVVINESIELTREYLPSFETAFVNGILDNIK